One genomic region from Cucumis melo cultivar AY chromosome 9, USDA_Cmelo_AY_1.0, whole genome shotgun sequence encodes:
- the LOC103503919 gene encoding BTB/POZ domain-containing protein At3g19850, whose translation MTLQIHIAPHHTFFLNEKIISAYSSRFRRIIKQHRRARRRITTSSYGDDFSNSPIEIDDFPGGWSAFELISRFCYNHARIEITVSNVALLHCCGVFLGMTEDVAAGNLIRQTENFLDGIFYWPWSDLILCLQSCDSFFAFADSSGLLQKLVCALLAKIAQNSNASFVTPSSSSSSSSPDNASGSSRVSTKSWWFDDMSLLPVQIIEKVVQGMGSYGSSNNSLILTKFLLHYLKTAAQNTVGYGSGRPRGEYSGLADTAVHGVVMVGKSMFSCRGLFWVLRVVSGFGLSRDCRNGLERMIGGMLDQAKLDDLLISGHHKCTYDVNLVIRLIRVFVNSDGAYSIHKLKKVGKLVDKYLGEISPDQNLKISKFLGVAESLPDCARDCFDGVYRAIDIYLESHPNLSMEERSRLCRCLNHEKLSLETCKALAKNPRVPPRTAVEALKCQARGGGCSGEEEALTTATGEEDDQSSSGYYSECQRVLSSSSFESEGCSSSTGQDNNQEMKLNLQRMQWRVVELEKVCREMKSNMSSLVRQSAITSPPTYHRALPRLC comes from the exons ATGACTCTTCAAATCCACATCGCCCCTCACCACACTTTCTTCCTCAACGAG AAAATCATTTCGGCTTACTCCTCCAGATTCCGCCGCATTATCAAACAGCATAGACGAGCCAGAAGGCGAATAACGACGTCCAGTTACGGTGATGATTTCTCCAATTCCCCCATTGAAATCGATGATTTCCCTGGAGGATGGAGTGCGTTCGAGCTTATTTCTAGGTTCTGTTATAACCACGCTCGAATCGAAATCACTGTCTCTAACGTTGCTTTACTTCATTGCTGCGGTGTCTTCCTCGGAATGACGGAGGATGTCGCCGCCGGTAACCTCATCCGGCAGACGGAGAATTTTCTTGATGGAATCTTTTATTGGCCATGGAGTGATTTGATTTTATGCCTTCAGAGTTGCGACTCCTTTTTCGCTTTTGCAGATTCCTCGGGACTATTGCAGAAGCTTGTTTGTGCTTTATTGGCTAAGATTGCTCAGAATTCCAATGCGAGCTTCGTCActccttcttcatcttcttcttcttcttctcccgaCAATGCGTCTGGTAGTTCTAGAGTCTCTACCAAATCATGGTGGTTCGACGACATGTCGTTATTGCCTGTTCAGATCATTGAAAAAGTCGTACAAGGAATGGGGAGTTACGGAAGTAGCAACAACAGTTTGATTCTCACCAAATTTCTCCTCCATTACCTCAAAACCGCTGCTCAGAACACTGTTGG GTATGGGAGTGGTCGACCGAGGGGGGAATACAGCGGGTTAGCCGACACGGCGGTGCACGGGGTGGTAATGGTGGGGAAGAGTATGTTTTCTTGCCGGGGACTGTTCTGGGTGTTGAGAGTGGTGTCTGGTTTTGGTCTGAGTAGAGATTGTCGAAATGGGTTGGAGAGAATGATTGGTGGGATGCTGGATCAAGCCAAATTGGATGATTTGTTGATCTCCGGCCACCATAAATGTACTTATGATGTGAATCTAGTGATAAGATTGATCAGAGTATTTGTGAACAGCGATGGAGCTTACTCTATTCACAAGCTGAAGAAGGTGGGGAAACTTGTGGATAAGTATTTGGGGGAGATTTCTCCCGATCAAAACCTCAAAATCTCCAAATTCTTGGGTGTTGCTGAGAGCTTACCGGACTGTGCTAGAGACTGCTTTGATGGAGTTTACAGAGCAATTGATATCTATCTAGAG TCTCATCCCAATCTTTCAATGGAGGAGAGGTCGAGGCTATGCAGATGTCTAAACCACGAGAAGTTGAGCTTGGAAACATGCAAGGCATTGGCAAAGAACCCAAGAGTGCCGCCGAGGACAGCAGTGGAGGCTTTGAAGTGTCAAGCTAGGGGAGGTGGGTGTTCAGGGGAAGAGGAAGCGTTGACGACGGCAACCGGGGAGGAGGATGATCAGAGCAGTAGTGGGTATTACAGTGAGTGTCAAAGGGTTTTATCAAGCAGTAGCTTCGAGTCAGAAGGATGCAGCAGCAGTACAGGGCAAGACAACAACCAAGAAATGAAACTAAATTTGCAAAGGATGCAATGGAGAGTAGTGGAATTGGAGAAAGTTTGtagagaaatgaaaagtaatATGTCAAGTTTGGTTAGGCAAAGTGCCATCACTTCCCCACCTACTTACCATAGGGCTTTACCAAGACTTTGTTAA